The stretch of DNA CGCTGACATAGCTGCAGGCCTTGGCGGCACTGGCGCCCGTTGCCGGTAGTGAGATGGAGCGGCCGACCGAAAGGCAGTTCATCAGCATCATCCAGCCTTTGCCGATCATGTCGCGCCCGCCGATGATGGCTTCGAGCGGCACGAACACGTCCTTGCCCCAGTTCGGGCCGTTCATGAATGCAGCGCCCAGCGGCAGATGACGACGGCCGATCTCGACACCGGCGGTATCGGTCGGAATCAATGCGAGGCTGATGCCCAGTTCTTCCTCATCACCCAGCAGGTGCTCAGGGTCGTAGGTCTTGAACGCAACGCCGAGCAGCGTGGCGACTGGGCCGAGGGTGATGTAGCGCTTTTCCCAGTTCAGGCGCAGACCAAGCACTTCCTCGCCCTGCCACTGGCCGCGACAGATCACGCCGCTGTCGTTCATCGCACCAGCGTCCGAACCGGCATAGGGGCCGGTCAGGGCAAAGCAGGGGATGTCAGTGCCATTGGCTAGGCGCGGCAGATAATGGTTGCGCTGTTCGTCCGTGCCGTAATGCATCAGCAGTTCGGCCGGGCCGAGGGAGTTAGGCACCATGACGGTGGTAGCAAGGTCGCCGCTGCGGGTGGCGAGCTTCATCACGACCTGGGAGTGGGCATAGGCTGAAAAACCCTTGCCGCCGAATTCCTTGGGAATGATCAGCGCGAAGAAACCTTCTGCTTTGATGTAGTCCCAAGCTTCCTGGGGCAGATCCATGCGCTGGCCGATATCCCAGTCGTTGACCATGGAACAAAGGGTTTCGGTCGGACCATCGACGAAGGCTTGTTCTTCAGCGGTCAGGGTGGCTTTGGGGTAGCCGAGCAGGACGTCCCAATCCGGTTTGCCGCTGAAAAGCTGCCCATCCCACCAGACCGTGCCAGCGTCGATGGCATCACGCTCAGTGCTTGAAATCGGCGGCAGAACCTTCTTGAACCAATCGAACATCGGACCGCTGAAATGCTTGATGCGCAGGTCGGCGACCAGCAGCGGCACCGCGACGGCAATCAGCATCAGCCAGAGGATTACCATCAGCCAGGTTGGCGTTTCGTAGGCAGAGCCCATGAGCACGAGATAGGCCGCAACTATGGCCAGCGCGGGAACGGGGGAAACGCGTAGATGAGCAATCAGCGCGATGCCGATCAGTAACACGAGCAGCCAGAGCAGGGTCATGTAGTTTTCCTTGTTGGTCGAATGGCGTCCTTCTTGAGCATAGGCTCCGAGGCGGGCGGGGTGAAGGGACAGGAAGACGCGTTTGGTTTCAGATAATGACCGGACCAGAACAAGCGAGTTCGAAAGTGACTGTTTTGGGTCATCATGTTTATTTCATTGGGGTGCGCATTAGCCACCAGCCCCGGTTTTCATTTCGGCGTTGCAATTGCATCAGCGTGCCCTTATCTACTCTGAATCTCTCCGCGTTGTGTGCATTCTTATATGACTACTGCTCTGTCCATTCGGCAGTTGACCAAGGTTTACGGAAACGGCTTCGAGGCCCTCAAGGGCATCGACCTGGATGTGGCTGAAGGCGATTTCTTTGCGTTGCTGGGCCCGAACGGCGCTGGCAAATCCACCACCATCGGCATTCTCTCGACCCTGGTGAACAAGACGGGCGGCTCGGTCAATGTGTTCGGCCATGACCTTGATCGCGACCCGTCCGGATTGAAGCGCTGCCTGGGCGTTGTGCCGCAGGAATTCAACTTCAATCAGTTCGAGAAAGCCTTCGACATTCTGGTCACCCAAGCTGGCTATTACGGCATCCCGGCGAAGATCGCCAAGGAGCGTGCCGAGCAATACCTCAACCAGCTGGGGTTGTGGGACAAGCGCGATGTTTCTTCCCGCATGCTGTCCGGCGGTATGAAGCGGCGCCTGATGATTGCGCGCGCGCTGATTCACCGGCCGCGACTGCTGATCCTCGACGAGCCCACTGCGGGCGTGGACATCGAACTGCGTCGCTCGATGTGGTCGTTCCTCACCGAACTGAACCGTGAGGGCATCACGATCATCCTCACCACACACTATCTGGAGGAGGCTGAGCAACTGTGCCGGAACATCGGCATCATCGATCACGGCCAGATCGTGAAGAACACCAGCATGCGCGAATTGCTCAAGCAGCTGCATGTCGAGACCTTCTTGCTCGATCTAAAGGAGTCGCAGCTGGTGCCGCCGGAGCTGGGCAGCTATCCGGCGCGGCTGGTTGACCATCACACACTGGAAGTTCAGGTGGACAAGAGCCAAGGCGTAACCGACTTGTTCCGCATGCTTTCGGCGCAGGGTATCGAGGTGTTGAGCCTTCGTAACAAGACCAATCGCCTTGAAGAACTGTTCGTTTCGATGGTGGAAAACAACCTGCCGCAGGGGGCCAAATGAACGCTGAATTCCGGCCCAATCTTGTGGCGTTGCAGACCATCGTCCACCGTGAGATCCGCCGCTATACACGCATCTGGCCGCAGACGTTGCTGCCCCCGGCCATCACCATGGTCCTGTACTTCGTCATCTTCGGAAATCTGATCGGCGCGCGGATCGGCGAGATGGATGGCTTCACCTACATGGAGTACATCGTGCCGGGGCTGATCATGATGTCGGTGATCACCAACTCCTATAGCAACGTGGTCTCCAGCTTTTTCAGCAGCAAATTTCAGCGCTCCATCGAGGAACTGCTGGTGTCGCCGGTGTCACCGCACGTGATTCTGATCGGCTTCGCCCTCGGGGGCATTACCCGCGGGTTGGCGGTTGCGTTCATCGTGACGCTGCTATCGATGTTCTTCACCGATCTGCAGGTGCATCACCTGGGCGTCACGCTGCTGGTGATCACGTTGACCTCAACGATCTTCGCGCTGGGCGGCTTCATCAATGCGGTGTTCGCGCGTAACTTCGATGACATTTCGATCATCCCGACCTTCGTACTCACTCCGTTGACCTACCTGGGCGGCGTGTTCTACTCGATCAATCTGCTGTCGCCATTCTGGCAGACCTTGTCGCTTGCCAACCCGATCCTGCACATGGTCAACGCGTTCCGCTATGGCATTTTGGGGGTATCGGATATTCGTATCGGCATCGCCATCAGCTTTATGGCCGTGGCGGCCATAGTGATGTATCTCTGGTGCATCCGGTTGCTCAAAAGTGGTCGTGGCATGCGGCAGTAACTCCGCCTTGAATAGCTAACCGCTCGGGTGGTATAGCGGCTGGGCCATGATAAATGGGTTGGGAACCGATACACTTGCGGTCGTTTTTTGCACAGGTTCCCGCCATGCAGCACCCCGCCGAACTATCCCCGCTGGGCAAATCCAGCGCCTATGTCGCGACGTACAGTCCCGAGCAGTTGTTTTCCATCCCGCGCGCTCCGAAGTGGGTCGAGCTGGGGCTGACGGCCGACACCTTGCCTTACACGGGTGTCGATATCTGGAACTGCTATGAGCTGTCTTGGCTGCTGCCGTCCGGCAAGCCGGTGGTGGCCATCGGTGAATTCAGCATTCCCGCCGACTCGCCCAACATCATTGAATCCAAGTCCTTCAAGCTCTATCTGAACTCGCTGAACCAGTCGATATTCGAGAGCCGCGAGGCGCTCGTGGCTGTGATGACCCGCGATCTGTCTGCTGCGGCGGGTAAGGCGGTTGGTGTCCGCCTGCGGATGCTAAGCGAGGTTGCGGAGGAGGGAATCAAGCCCGTCGAGGGTGTTTGCATCGACGAGCTCGACGTCACCATCGAGCACTATGACCTGCCGCGTGCAGATCTGCTGAGCGCCGATCCGGGCCGTCAGATGGAAGAGTGCATCTACAGCAACCTGCTGAAATCGAACTGCCCCGTTACCGGTCAGCCCGATTGGGGCACTGTAGTGATTGACTACCGAGGCGCCGCGCTGGACCACGGCAGTTTGCTTACCTATCTGGTGAGCTTCCGCCAGCACGCTGACTTTCACGAGCAATGCGTCGAGCGCATATTCCTTGACCTGCAGCGGCTGCTAAATCCGGAGAGGCTGAGCGTTCATGCGCGTTACGTGCGACGCGGTGGGCTGGATATCAACCCGTACCGCAGTACCGAGTTCGTCTCGCCCGACAACGGGCGACTGGTTCGGCAGTAGAAAGCCGAGCGTAGAGAGCGTCCGGTGACGGACGCTCTGCGCGGATTCAGGCGGGCTGCTGGGTTTACGCTTAAATGCCCATATTTGCGAGAGTCTGCATGATGTTGCGCAAGGTCATCGCCGTGTTTGGATGGCTGACCTCAAAACGCTCTACCGCCAAGTTGACGCCATCAACCAGCGAATCGTTTTGCTCGACCATCCCCTCGTTCGCCAAACGAAGCTCGATATCTTGGGCTATCGCCTGCAGCGATGCGCGCTCCTCTTCGGTCAGCGGAGCGTCCTGGGCCAGTTGACTACGCAACTCAGCAAGCTGCGACTGCAGATCATGTTCCGGCATATTGCATCCCTCTGTAGTGTGTTTCCGACGGCGGATTCGCCAACGCTGAGTTCGAAGAAGGGTAAACCAGTGCTCTGGACTTGTCCTTTTTCTTTGAGACGGCGGGGGGCAGCGAAGTTCGGCGCTATCCACATGTCTGCCCGCTGCCGGAAAGCGCTCGAATGGATTTATACTGCTGCGCTTTGATGGGCAGACGCCACCATTCGGATAAGGGGAAGGCTGCAATGCACGTAATCGGCAAGGATTGGATCGGATACTTCAGGGTCTCGCTCGTTGCAGCGCTGACAGTGTTTGGCGCTTCGTCATTGCAGGCTGCAGAGGAAGACCCTTGGGAAGGCGTCAACCGCGTCGTGTTTGAATTCAACGACAAAGTGGACACCTATACGCTCAAGCCACTCGCGCAGGGCTATCAGAAGGTCACGCCTAACTTTCTGGAAGACGGCATTGGTAATGTGTTCAGCAACCTTGGCGATGTCGTTGTGCTGACCAACGATCTGCTGCAAGGCAAGGTCCGCGACGCCGGTATCGATACCAGCCGCATTCTTTTCAACACTACCTTTGGCGTTCTGGGCTTCTTTGATGTGGCAACCCGAATGGGCCTGCAGAAGAACGACGAGGATTTCGGCCAGACGCTAGGCGCATGGGGGCTGGGCAGCGGGCCTT from Pseudomonas sp. DNDY-54 encodes:
- a CDS encoding ABC transporter ATP-binding protein, coding for MTTALSIRQLTKVYGNGFEALKGIDLDVAEGDFFALLGPNGAGKSTTIGILSTLVNKTGGSVNVFGHDLDRDPSGLKRCLGVVPQEFNFNQFEKAFDILVTQAGYYGIPAKIAKERAEQYLNQLGLWDKRDVSSRMLSGGMKRRLMIARALIHRPRLLILDEPTAGVDIELRRSMWSFLTELNREGITIILTTHYLEEAEQLCRNIGIIDHGQIVKNTSMRELLKQLHVETFLLDLKESQLVPPELGSYPARLVDHHTLEVQVDKSQGVTDLFRMLSAQGIEVLSLRNKTNRLEELFVSMVENNLPQGAK
- a CDS encoding ABC transporter permease — encoded protein: MNAEFRPNLVALQTIVHREIRRYTRIWPQTLLPPAITMVLYFVIFGNLIGARIGEMDGFTYMEYIVPGLIMMSVITNSYSNVVSSFFSSKFQRSIEELLVSPVSPHVILIGFALGGITRGLAVAFIVTLLSMFFTDLQVHHLGVTLLVITLTSTIFALGGFINAVFARNFDDISIIPTFVLTPLTYLGGVFYSINLLSPFWQTLSLANPILHMVNAFRYGILGVSDIRIGIAISFMAVAAIVMYLWCIRLLKSGRGMRQ
- the queF gene encoding NADPH-dependent 7-cyano-7-deazaguanine reductase QueF (Catalyzes the NADPH-dependent reduction of 7-cyano-7-deazaguanine (preQ0) to 7-aminomethyl-7-deazaguanine (preQ1) in queuosine biosynthesis), which codes for MQHPAELSPLGKSSAYVATYSPEQLFSIPRAPKWVELGLTADTLPYTGVDIWNCYELSWLLPSGKPVVAIGEFSIPADSPNIIESKSFKLYLNSLNQSIFESREALVAVMTRDLSAAAGKAVGVRLRMLSEVAEEGIKPVEGVCIDELDVTIEHYDLPRADLLSADPGRQMEECIYSNLLKSNCPVTGQPDWGTVVIDYRGAALDHGSLLTYLVSFRQHADFHEQCVERIFLDLQRLLNPERLSVHARYVRRGGLDINPYRSTEFVSPDNGRLVRQ
- a CDS encoding DUF4404 family protein, whose protein sequence is MPEHDLQSQLAELRSQLAQDAPLTEEERASLQAIAQDIELRLANEGMVEQNDSLVDGVNLAVERFEVSHPNTAMTLRNIMQTLANMGI
- a CDS encoding VacJ family lipoprotein — translated: MHVIGKDWIGYFRVSLVAALTVFGASSLQAAEEDPWEGVNRVVFEFNDKVDTYTLKPLAQGYQKVTPNFLEDGIGNVFSNLGDVVVLTNDLLQGKVRDAGIDTSRILFNTTFGVLGFFDVATRMGLQKNDEDFGQTLGAWGLGSGPYVVLPLLGPSTVRDAAGRVPDSFLQPYPHMDHIPTRNVTRAVNIVDLRAGLLSAEKMITGDKYIFVRNAYLQNREFRTQDGQVEDDF